In Falco biarmicus isolate bFalBia1 chromosome 5, bFalBia1.pri, whole genome shotgun sequence, a single genomic region encodes these proteins:
- the WNT16 gene encoding protein Wnt-16, whose translation MGRGPPLGPCLLRAALLLALCPAAAGGTWMWLGIAAAGGPEKPGCASPPLSRRQQDLCRQKPELVPAIREGARLGLRECRSQFRHERWDCRSPPAARRGPAAAAFGHQLSSGTKETAFIYAVTSAGLVHSVTRSCSAGNMTECSCDTNLRHGGSASEGWHWGGCSDDIHYGMSFSRKFLDVPMKNVTGKSGSGLAAMNLHNNEAGRQAVAKLMSVDCRCHGVSGSCAVKTCWKTMSSFEKIGRFLKDKYENSIQISDRLKKKLRRKEKSQRKIPIGKEDLLYVNKSPNYCVEDQNLGIPGTQGRECNRTSEGPDGCNLLCCGRGYNTHVVRHVERCECKFVWCCYVRCRRCETMTDVHTCK comes from the exons ATGGGGCGCGGGCCCCCCCTCGGACCGTGCCTGCTGCGGGCGGCGCTGCTGCTCGCCCtctgccccgccgccgccggcggcaCCTGGAT GTGGCTGGGCAtcgccgccgccggcgggccGGAGAAGCCGGGCTGCGCCAGCCCGCCGCTGAGCCGCCGGCAGCAGGACCTGTGCAGGCAGAAGCCGGAGCTGGTGCCCGCCATCCGGGAGGGAGCGCGCCTGGGCCTCCGGGAGTGCCGCAGCCAGTTCCGACACGAGCGCTGGGACTGCCGctcgccgcccgccgcccgccgcggacccgccgccgccgccttcGGGCACCAGCTCAGCAGCG GCACGAAGGAGACCGCGTTCATATACGCAGTGACGTCAGCGGGCCTCGTGCACTCGGTGACACGATCGTGCAGCGCAGGGAACATGACCGAGTGCTCCTGCGACACGAACCTGCGGCACGGCGGCTCAGCCAGCGAGGGCTGGCACTGGGGCGGCTGCTCTGATGATATCCACTACGGAATGTCGTTCAGCAGAAAGTTCCTGGATGTGCCCATGAAGAACGTAACAGGCAAGAGCGGGAGCGGACTGGCAGCGATGAACCTGCACAACAACGAGGCTGGCAGGCAG gcTGTAGCGAAGctgatgtcagtggattgcCGTTGTCACGGTGTTTCTGGGTCCTGCGCGGTGAAAACTTGTTGGAAAACAATGTCTTCCTTTGAAAAGATCGGCCGGTTTTTAAAGGATAAGTATGAAAACAGCATACAAATATcagacagactgaaaaaaaagctacgcaggaaagagaaaagccaaCGGAAAATACCAATTGGGAAAGAAGACCTGCTGTATGTGAACAAATCGCCCAATTACTGTGTCGAAGACCAAAACCTGGGGATTCCTGGGACTCAGGGAAGGGAATGTAACCGCACCTCGGAGGGACCCGACGGCTGCAACCTCCTCTGCTGTGGGCGTGGGTACAATACCCACGTGGTCAGGCACGTGGAAAGGTGTGAATGCAAGTTTGTCTGGTGCTGCTACGTGCGCTGCCGGAGGTGCGAGACCATGACTGATGTACACACCTGCAAATAA